Within Sorangiineae bacterium MSr11367, the genomic segment CCCGCGCGTGACGTACCGGCTGCGCGACTGGGTGTTTTCTCGCCAGCGCTATTGGGGCGAGCCGATTCCCATTTATTTTCCGGTGGAGACGGACGTTGATCCCCGGCAGAAAGATGCGGTTTACACGATTCGCTACGACCAGCCGATCGCGGTCGACGAGAGCGAGCTACCCCTGCTGCTGCCCGAGCTCGAGGATTATCGACCCGGCGCTGATCCCTTGGGCCCGCTGGCCCGTGTTCCCGAGTGGCGCTTCTTTCAGAAGGAAGGAAAGTGGTACGCGCGCGAGACCAACACGATGCCGCAGTGGGCGGGCTCCTGTTGGTACTACCTGCGCTTCCTCGATCCGACCAACCGCGAGAAGCTCTGCAGCGACGAAGCGTACGACGCGTGGATGCCGGTCGACCTGTACGTCGGCGGCGCGGAACACAGCGTGCTGCACCTGCTCTACGCGCGCTTTTGGCACAAGGCCTTCTACGATCTTGGCATCGTGAAGCATCCGGAGCCCTTCGCGCGCTTGGTGCACCAGGGCATCATCTTGGGAACGTCGTTCCGCTATTACCGGAGCACGGCGAACCCCGAGCAGATTTACCCCGGCACCGCCACGGTGGTGAAGGACACCGACAAGGGGGAGATTCACCTGGGCGATCTGTCCGGCGAAGTCGTCGAGGAGGCCTGGGCGAAGGAAGAGGAGGTGCAGCCCGGTCATGCCGCCGGGGCGTACGTGCACAAGACGCTGGGCATCGAGGTCGTGCTGGTCGCCGAGAAGATGAGCAAGGCGCGTGGCAACGTCGTCAACCCGGACGACATCGTGCGCAACCACGGCGCCGACGCGCTTCGTTTGTACGAGATGTTCATGGGGCCGCTCGAGCACATGAAGCCGTGGCAGACCAGCGGCATCGACGGCGTGCGGCGCTTTCTGGAGCGCACGTGGAACGTGGGGCACGACAGCGCGAAGCTCTCGCGCGACGACGCGGACTACGATGTGGAGACGAAGCGGCTCGTCCACAAGACGATCAAAAAGGTGTCGCAGGACATCGAGTCGCTGCGCTTCAACACGGCCATCAGCGCGATGATGGTGCTGGTGCGCCACCTCGGCGGGCTGCCCAAGACGCCGTACGAAGGGGTGAAGCAGCTCGTGCTCCTGGTGTCGCCGTTTGCGCCGCACCTGGGCGAGGAGCTATGGAAGCGGCTCGGCGGCACGGAGTCGCTGGCCTACGAGCCGTGGCCGTCGTTCGACGAGGATCTGGTCCGCGACGACGTCGTCGAGATCGGCGTTCAGGTGAACGGAAAAATGCGCGGCACCGTGCAATTGGCCGTGGATGCGGACGAGGCAACGGCGCGCGCGGCGGCGTTTTCGGCGCCGAAGGTGGCGGCGCACGTCGAAGGGAAGACCTTGCGCAAGATGGTTTACGTGCCCGGGAAGATCATCAATCTGATCGTGGGTTGATGAAGAAGCTCCCGTCCGCCCTGGTGATGGGCATGGCGATGGTGTGCTCGGTGGCCGGTTGCGGCTACCGGGCGCTCTACGCGCAGCCCGGCGAGGTGCGGCTTTCGGTGGTGCTGGTGCGTGCGCGTGTGGCCGATGCCGTGGCCAACGACGAGGTGCTCTCGGGCATGCGCACCACCTTGGCACGCGAGGGGTCGCTTGCTGCGGGAACGGGCTACCCGCGCGTCGAGGTGGAGGTGCTGCGCGCCGACGAAGCCAGCGAGGGCATCGCCTCGGGTACGGATGCGACGGGCGCGCGCGTTCCGCAGGCGCGTGCGACGCAGGTCGGCGTGCTGGCGCGCGCGTGGATCGTGCGGGCCCAAAACGGCGCGCACGAGGCGGACACCGGGGACGTGCGCGCGTTCAACGTGGTGGAGAGCTCTGGCGCCACCGGCCTCGTGGCCGAGGGCATGCGTCACGACGACGCCCTTCGCGCGGTCGCACGACGTGTAGGGCAACGTCTGGCATTGCGCGTTCTGGGGCACCCGGTCGCACGGGACGAGTCGGCGGAGGAACTGTGGTAGCCTTCGTGCGCACCCATGGAAAAGACGATTACTCTGGGGTGCGCGGGCTTTCCGGTACCGGCGACGCGCTACTTCAAAGAGTTCCTCTTCGTCGAGATCCAAGAAGTGCACGTATCGCCCGGCACGGGCACCATCCGCCGCTGGCGCCGTGAGGCCCCGGAGGGCTTCGACTTCAGCGTGGTCGCCCCGCGCGACATCGGCCAAGAGGGCTTCCGCAGCGGCAAAGTCATCGAGAGCGCGTTGAAGTCGCTCCGCGAGGTGAGCAAAGAGCTCGTGGCCAGCACCGCCGTCTTCGTCGCCCCGCCCGATTTTTCGTCGAGCCGAGCGAACAAGGCGATGGTCAAAGAGTTCCTCGGCAGCATCCAGCGCAAGTTCGATCGCATCGTCTGGGAGGCCCCGACGTCGTGGGATCCCGACGATGCCGCGTCCCTCGCCGAAGATGCGGGCGCCATCGCGGCGCGCGATCCGCTGACGCAAGGCATCGGCGAAGGCGCCGTGGCCTACTACCGACTTCCGGGACCGGCTGGCCACAAGAGCCGTTACGAGGATCCGGCCATCGAGCGGCTTGCCGATCTCGCGCGCTCCGCCGAGCACGATGACGCGACCTACGTGTTCACCAACGTGGACATGTTCGCCGACGCAAAGCGTCTCAAGAAAGCGCTCAAGCTCGCCTAGCTGACTCAGGAACGGCTCGCGAGCGAGGCAGCCTTTGGGGGCGTCCGTCATCGTTGCAGCTGAGACCGAATCGTATCTCGCGATTGTTACGGGCCTGGGAGTCCGTCCCGTTTTATGAGTAATGTACAACGATGACGTCCACGACTTTGTTTTCGAAGGTCGCGCACCCGGAGCCGGCGAGCGCGGAACGGCTGGCAGAAATCCTGGCGAACCCGGGATTCGGCAAGCACTTCACCGATCACATCGTGACGGTTCGATGGACCGCGGAGCAGGGGTGGCACAACGGCCGCGTCGAACCCTACCGCGCCCTGGAGCTTCAGCCCTCCGCGATGGTGCTGCACTA encodes:
- a CDS encoding DUF72 domain-containing protein, whose amino-acid sequence is MEKTITLGCAGFPVPATRYFKEFLFVEIQEVHVSPGTGTIRRWRREAPEGFDFSVVAPRDIGQEGFRSGKVIESALKSLREVSKELVASTAVFVAPPDFSSSRANKAMVKEFLGSIQRKFDRIVWEAPTSWDPDDAASLAEDAGAIAARDPLTQGIGEGAVAYYRLPGPAGHKSRYEDPAIERLADLARSAEHDDATYVFTNVDMFADAKRLKKALKLA
- the leuS gene encoding leucine--tRNA ligase codes for the protein MTDTYDPASIEPVWQRYWDEHATFRAERHPGKPKIYILDMFPYPSGAGLHVGHPEGYTATDITARYKRMQGFDVLHPMGWDAFGLPAEQHAIATGTHPRVTTLKNIQTFKRQLKSLGFSFDWEREIDSTAPEYVRWTQWLFLQLFKRGLASQEKIPVNWCAALGTVLANEEVIDGRSERGNHPVERLPLRQWLLKITAYADQLAEGLDTIDWPESTKAKQHHWIGRSEGALADFAVEGHSSAKITIFTTRVDTLPGATYVVLAPEHPLVEELTAPAQRESVNAYVQAAKKKSDIERSDVTKKKTGVALGAYAVNPINGDKVPIWIGDYVIGTYGTGAIMAVPGHDERDHAFALAYGLPIVQVVDPAPGSKDTVDVQKAAYTEDGVSHLLRSFVEIPNGVPSAEVRRRITDWLKSQGKGGPRVTYRLRDWVFSRQRYWGEPIPIYFPVETDVDPRQKDAVYTIRYDQPIAVDESELPLLLPELEDYRPGADPLGPLARVPEWRFFQKEGKWYARETNTMPQWAGSCWYYLRFLDPTNREKLCSDEAYDAWMPVDLYVGGAEHSVLHLLYARFWHKAFYDLGIVKHPEPFARLVHQGIILGTSFRYYRSTANPEQIYPGTATVVKDTDKGEIHLGDLSGEVVEEAWAKEEEVQPGHAAGAYVHKTLGIEVVLVAEKMSKARGNVVNPDDIVRNHGADALRLYEMFMGPLEHMKPWQTSGIDGVRRFLERTWNVGHDSAKLSRDDADYDVETKRLVHKTIKKVSQDIESLRFNTAISAMMVLVRHLGGLPKTPYEGVKQLVLLVSPFAPHLGEELWKRLGGTESLAYEPWPSFDEDLVRDDVVEIGVQVNGKMRGTVQLAVDADEATARAAAFSAPKVAAHVEGKTLRKMVYVPGKIINLIVG